The Coregonus clupeaformis isolate EN_2021a unplaced genomic scaffold, ASM2061545v1 scaf0276, whole genome shotgun sequence genome has a window encoding:
- the LOC121564831 gene encoding probable G-protein coupled receptor 19 gives MVYAQSTDSIKPSLLSLLSPSFTLPMTFNLSDRDNTSSATPFLCNRDALSSSSSSSGLWNTTQVSYELTPAEVAVLGLVFSLLWLVSILGNALVCVVIHRSRRSQSTTNYFVVSMACADLLLSLGCAPFILLQVTCGGWPLSAVACKAVRYLQHLCPGVQVYVLLSICVDRFYTIVYPLSFKVSREKAKRMILASWLLDAAFVSPCFFFYGSEAAAAADGGGHCDFFLPAGSWDGVAYGSAHLLLGFLVPGVLIVWFYRRVVRYIWRIGADGHTVRRTTNIVPRTKVKTIKMFLVLNVVFLLTWTPFYVVQLWHPSEAPSPGRQGALVFCCVVWVSFSATASKPLLYSAYNANFRRGMRETFCTSSMKCYRSNAYTVTASSRVAKKNYVGVVDIPVATKTTHTNDSVYDTFDREAKEKKLAWPIRANPPNTFV, from the coding sequence ATGGTGTACGCCCAATCAACAGACAGCATCAAgccctccctcctgtccctcctctccccctcctttacCCTCCCCATGACCTTTAACCTCTCAGACAGGGACAACACCAGCTCAGCCACACCCTTCCTCTGTAACCGCgatgccctctcctcctcctcttcctcctccggcCTCTGGAACACCACCCAGGTGTCGTATGAACTCACCCCAGCGGAGGTGGCTGTTCTGGGGCTGGTGTTCAGTCTCCTGTGGCTGGTCTCCATCCTGGGTAATGCTCTAGTGTGTGTGGTGATCCACCGCAGCAGGAGGAGCCAGTCCACCACTAACTACTTTGTGGTGTCCATGGCCTGCGCTGACCTGTTGCTGTCCCTGGGCTGCGCTCCCTTCATCCTCCTCCAGGTGACCTGCGGGGGCTGGCCTCTCAGCGCCGTCGCCTGTAAGGCTGTCCGCTACCTGCAACACCTGTGTCCCGGTGTCCAGGTGTATGTCCTGCTGTCCATCTGTGTGGACCGGTTCTACACCATCGTGTACCCGCTAAGCTTCAAGGTGTCCCGGGAGAAAGCCAAGCGGATGATCCTGGCCTCCTGGCTGTTGGACGCCGCCTTCGTCTCCCCCTGCTTTTTCTTCTACGGCTCGGAGGCGGCGGCGGCGGCGGACGGGGGCGGGCACTGTGACTTCTTCCTGCCGGCGGGAAGCTGGGACGGCGTGGCGTACGGTTCCGCCCACCTGCTCCTGGGGTTCCTGGTCCCAGGTGTCCTCATTGTGTGGTTCTACCGGCGCGTGGTCCGATACATCTGGAGGATCGGCGCAGATGGACACACGGTCAGGAGAACCACCAACATCGTCCCCAGGACTAAAGTGAAGACCATCAAGATGTTTCTCGTGCTGAACGTGGTGTTTCTCCTCACCTGGACTCCGTTCTACGTGGTCCAGCTGTGGCACCCCAGCGAGGCCCCGAGCCCCGGCAGACAGGGGGCGCTAGTGTTCTGCTGTGTGGTCTGGGTGTCGTTCAGCGCCACCGCCTCCAAACCCTTGCTCTACTCCGCGTACAACGCTAACTTCAGACGCGGCATGAGGGAGACCTTCTGCACGTCCTCTATGAAGTGTTACCGTAGCAACGCCTACACCGTCACCGCCAGCTCCCGCGTGGCCAAGAAGAACTACGTGGGCGTGGTGGACATCCCCGTGGCGACCAAGACGACGCACACCAACGACTCAGTCTACGACACGTTTGACCGCGAGGCCAAGGAGAAGAAGCTGGCCTGGCCAATCAGAGCCAACCCTCCCAACACCTTCGTCTGA